In Sphingomonas sp. G-3-2-10, a single window of DNA contains:
- a CDS encoding YbaB/EbfC family nucleoid-associated protein, whose protein sequence is MKSLEDIMAMAQNVQAELTKAQANLDTIEVEGVSGGGLVKVRASAKGRILGMDIDDSLMNVSEKGMLEDLLAAAFNDARAKADAASQEAMGKMTAGLPLPPGFKLPF, encoded by the coding sequence ATGAAGAGCCTCGAAGACATCATGGCAATGGCGCAGAACGTCCAGGCCGAGCTGACCAAGGCGCAGGCCAATCTCGATACGATCGAGGTCGAGGGCGTCTCGGGCGGCGGGCTGGTCAAGGTCCGCGCCTCGGCCAAGGGCCGTATCCTCGGCATGGATATCGACGATTCGCTGATGAACGTTTCCGAAAAGGGCATGCTTGAGGATCTGCTGGCTGCCGCGTTCAACGATGCGCGCGCCAAGGCCGATGCCGCGTCGCAGGAAGCGATGGGCAAGATGACCGCGGGCCTGCCGCTGCCGCCGGGGTTCAAGCTGCCCTTCTGA
- the mtgA gene encoding monofunctional biosynthetic peptidoglycan transglycosylase yields the protein MKPPRKRRGWAARIGIWAAKGIGGFVLVSVLMVVIFRFVPPPVTWTMIGDIFAGNGVTKDWMSLDEISPNMARAAIAAEDARFCQHGGFDYRAIAAAAARNATGKKTIRGGSTISQQTAKNVFLWQGGGYFRKGLEAYFTVLIENIWGKRRIMEVYLNVAETGIGTYGVNAGSQRYFRHDASKLTPREAAQIAAVLPLPKKRAGIDPKGFTRRYGNSITARIGVVRGDGLDACLK from the coding sequence ATCAAACCGCCGCGCAAGCGCCGTGGCTGGGCTGCACGGATCGGCATCTGGGCGGCCAAGGGCATTGGCGGCTTCGTACTCGTTTCGGTGCTGATGGTGGTGATCTTCCGCTTCGTCCCGCCGCCGGTCACCTGGACGATGATCGGCGACATCTTCGCGGGCAATGGCGTGACCAAGGACTGGATGTCGCTCGACGAAATCTCGCCCAACATGGCTCGCGCAGCGATCGCCGCCGAGGATGCGCGCTTCTGTCAGCATGGCGGGTTCGACTATCGCGCCATCGCCGCCGCCGCGGCGCGCAACGCCACCGGCAAGAAGACCATCCGGGGCGGCTCGACGATCAGCCAGCAGACCGCCAAGAACGTCTTCCTGTGGCAGGGCGGCGGCTATTTCCGCAAGGGACTGGAGGCATATTTCACCGTCCTGATCGAAAATATCTGGGGCAAGCGGCGGATCATGGAAGTCTATCTCAACGTCGCGGAGACCGGGATCGGCACCTATGGCGTGAACGCGGGTTCACAGCGCTATTTCAGGCACGATGCCTCGAAACTGACGCCGCGCGAAGCCGCGCAGATCGCTGCGGTCCTGCCGCTGCCAAAGAAACGCGCCGGGATCGACCCGAAAGGCTTCACCAGGCGCTATGGCAATTCGATCACCGCACGGATCGGCGTGGTGCGCGGCGACGGGCTCGACGCCTGCCTCAAATAG
- a CDS encoding zinc ribbon domain-containing protein, whose translation MWKWIRIPKGIALVAFVLPWLTVSCSGTKIVSATGFGIAFGRFTSELPNTERTPGAGEINYLILLALIAVAIGLAIAFTPQTRQKAAALIGTSVGALVLIWAGTLKYSKSTILAEAAKKNGGQRNEMSDAALAMIQIDWQFGYWLAILALLTAGVMAWLAFSGRGAEVEERVRSRMSGAPSGPLVNCPQCGKGLPADTRYCPDDGTPLI comes from the coding sequence ATGTGGAAGTGGATCCGGATTCCAAAGGGCATCGCGCTGGTCGCGTTCGTCCTGCCCTGGCTCACCGTTTCCTGCTCCGGCACGAAGATCGTCAGCGCTACCGGCTTTGGTATCGCATTCGGCCGCTTCACCTCCGAACTTCCCAATACCGAGCGGACACCCGGCGCGGGTGAGATCAACTATCTGATCCTGCTCGCATTGATCGCCGTGGCCATCGGCCTTGCGATCGCCTTCACACCACAGACCCGGCAAAAGGCCGCGGCGCTGATCGGCACTTCGGTCGGCGCCTTGGTCCTCATCTGGGCAGGCACGCTGAAATACAGCAAGTCCACCATCCTCGCCGAAGCCGCGAAGAAGAATGGCGGCCAGCGCAACGAAATGAGCGACGCCGCGCTGGCGATGATCCAGATCGACTGGCAGTTCGGCTATTGGCTCGCGATCCTCGCCCTGCTGACTGCCGGCGTGATGGCCTGGCTGGCGTTCAGCGGCCGCGGCGCCGAAGTCGAGGAACGCGTGCGCAGCAGGATGTCCGGCGCGCCGTCCGGACCGCTCGTAAACTGCCCGCAATGCGGCAAGGGCCTGCCCGCGGACACGCGTTACTGCCCCGACGACGGCACGCCGCTCATCTAA
- the rpoH gene encoding RNA polymerase sigma factor RpoH: MASGSNVPATIPALGGEASLNRYLAEIKKFPLLQPEQEYMLAKRFQEHGDPEAAAQLVTSHLRLVAKIAMGYRGYGLPVSELISEGNIGLMQGVKKFEPDRGFRLATYAMWWIRASIQEFILRSWSLVKMGTTAAQKKLFFNLRRMKAKLDAFEDGDLSPEHLAKIATDLGVTEEEVTSMNRRMAMGGDTSLNVPMREDGEGQWQDWLQDDSALQDEVVAEAQEADVRHEMLVSAMDDLNEREKYILTERRLTDDPKTLEELSQVYGVSRERVRQIEVRAFEKLQKAMMRLAGEKRLLTV; this comes from the coding sequence ATGGCTAGCGGAAGCAACGTCCCGGCGACGATCCCCGCGCTTGGCGGTGAGGCGAGCCTCAACCGCTATCTGGCTGAGATCAAGAAGTTTCCCCTGCTCCAGCCGGAGCAGGAATACATGCTTGCAAAGCGGTTTCAGGAGCATGGCGACCCCGAGGCCGCAGCTCAGCTGGTGACCTCGCATCTGCGCCTCGTGGCGAAGATCGCGATGGGCTATCGCGGCTATGGCCTGCCTGTCTCGGAGCTGATCTCCGAAGGCAATATCGGCCTGATGCAGGGCGTGAAGAAGTTCGAGCCCGATCGGGGCTTCCGCCTGGCGACCTACGCCATGTGGTGGATCCGCGCCTCGATTCAGGAATTCATCCTGCGCAGCTGGTCGCTCGTGAAGATGGGCACCACCGCCGCGCAGAAGAAGCTCTTCTTCAACTTGCGCAGGATGAAGGCCAAGCTCGACGCGTTCGAGGATGGCGACCTGTCCCCCGAGCATCTCGCCAAGATCGCCACCGATCTGGGCGTGACCGAGGAGGAAGTTACCTCGATGAACCGCCGCATGGCGATGGGCGGGGACACCTCGCTCAACGTGCCGATGCGCGAGGATGGCGAGGGTCAGTGGCAGGATTGGCTGCAGGACGACAGCGCCCTGCAGGACGAAGTCGTCGCCGAAGCTCAGGAAGCCGATGTCCGTCACGAGATGCTCGTGTCGGCGATGGACGACCTGAACGAGCGCGAGAAGTACATCCTGACCGAGCGCCGCCTGACCGACGATCCCAAGACCCTCGAGGAACTCTCGCAGGTCTATGGCGTGTCGCGCGAGCGCGTTCGCCAGATCGAGGTCCGCGCCTTCGAAAAGCTCCAGAAGGCGATGATGCGCCTCGCGGGCGAGAAGCGGTTGCTGACCGTCTGA